AGCGCCTTCTCGACGGCGGCCAGCGGGCCCTTGTCGCGCGCAAAGTGGTTCACGATCACCACCTCGCCGCCCCTGCGGCAGACGCGGGCCATCTCGGAGACGACGCGCTCGGGTTCCGGCACGACCGAGACGAGGAACATGGCCACCACGGTGTCGAAGGTCTCGTCGGGAAAGTCGAGCTCGCGCGCATCCATCTGGCGCAGCTCCTTCACCGGCTTCAGGCCGAGTTCCTCGACCTTGTCGCGGGCCTTGGCCAGCATCTCGTGCGAGAAGTCGATGCCCGTGACGGCGACCCGATGGCTGTAGAGCGGCAGCGAGAGACCCGTGCCCACGCCCACCTCGAGCACCTTGCCGCCACGCGCGTTCACATGCGTGGCCGTCCGGCGTCGCGGGCTTTCGCTCACCTTGCCGAAGGAGAAGTCGTAGATAGGCGCCCAGCGCTTGTAGCTCCGGCTTACCGCGTCCAGTTCCATGCGTCCGTCCCTCTGTGGTTGATCTCAGCTGCGCCAGCGGCGCAGGTAGTTCCCAATCGACATGGCGGTGACCGCGGCATAGGCGAGGCCGACAAGCACCATCAGAAGCCAGAACCGCGTGACGAGGAGCCCCAGGACGATGACCGTGCCGATCAGCACGAAGATCGTCTTGTCCCGCGGGATTCGCATCGCCTTCGGCGATATTGTGGGGATCCGGCTCGTCATGAGCAAGCCGACCAAAGCGAGGTAGACCCCATAGGCCATCGGGAAGGCCGAGGCATCGACCAGCCCCTGCAGCGACATGAAGATCGGCAGCAGCGCCAGAAGCGCCCCGCCCGGGGCCGGCACGCCGGTGAAGTGCGGCTTGGCGCCCGGCGGCAGCGGCTGGTCGCGGTTCACGTTGAAGCGTGCAAGCCGCAGGCAGCCGCAAAGCGTATAGACCAGCACGAAGACCCAGTTGGTCGAATAGGTGCCGGCCAGCGCGTACTGGTACACCAGAAGCCCCGGCGCGACGCCGAAGTTCAGGAAATCGGAAAGCGAATCGAGTTCGGCGCCGAACTCGGACTGCGCGTTGAGGCGGCGCGCGATCAGCCCGTCGAGCCCGTCGATGGCGGCGGCGAAGATGATCAGCATGGCGGCGATGTCGAACCGCCCGACCATGATGAAGCGGATCGCCGTCAGCCCGGCGCAGAGCCCCGTGATGGTCACGAGGTTCGGCAGCAGCATCAGCAGGGGCAGGGTCCGCTCGTCGCGCCGCAGCATGGCTCAGATGCTCGCGCCGGTGCGGCGCGCCTCCGTGCTGGCGAGGTCGGCGATCACCGTCTCGCCCGAGATCATGGTCTGGCCGAGGCAGACCAGCGGCTGCACGCCCTCGGGCAGGTAAACATCGACGCGCGAGCCGAAGCGGATCATGCCGAAGCGGTCGCCGGTGCCGAGCGTCGCGCCCTCCTTCACCTCGCAGAGGATGCGGCGGGCGACGAGGCCCGCGATCTGCACCACGCCGATCTGGCGGCCGTCCGCGAGGCGGATGGCAAGGCCGTTGCGCTCGTTGTCCACGCTCGCCTTGTCGAGCGAGGCATTGAGGAACTTGCCGGGGCGATAGGCGATCTTCGTGATCGTGCCGCCGATGGGCGCGCGGTTCACGTGGCAGTTGAAGACGTTCATGAACACCGACACGCGGGTCAGCGCGGCGTCGCCCATCCCGAGTTCCGCTGGCGGCACGGCGGGCTCGATCAGCGAGATCACGCCGTCGGCTGGGCTGACAAGCAGCCCCTCGCGCATGGGGGTGACGCGGATCGGATCGCGGAAGAAGTAGTAGCACCAGACCGTGAGGATCACGCCGATCCAGCCGAGCGGTTCCCAGATCAGGAACAGGATGAGCGTGACGGCGGCGAAGATGCCGACGAACTTGAAGCCCTCACGGTGCATCGGCTTGATGAAGGTGGAGAGCAGGTCGATCGCCATTCTTGAATGCCTTCTGACATGGGTCCGGGCCCAAGGTTAATGGCGGGATAAAAGCATTCGGGCCCGCCAATGCAACCCTGAGGGACAGCTCGACGCTGCGCGCCTCTGCCGCACCGGGGAAAGAAAAACCCCCGACACTTGCGCGACGGGGGTCCGATGACGGCGAGTCCGAAGACCCGCCCAGCTTCGCGGCGACGTCTCAGAGAGCGCCTTCGCGTTGCGCCTTCTTGCGCGCGAGCTTGCGCGCACGGCGGACCGCTTCGGCTTGCTCACGGGCGCGCTTGACGGAGGGTTTCTCGAAATGCTGCTTGAGCTTCATTTCGCGGAACACGCCTTCGCGCTGGAGCTTTTTCTTCAGGGCCCGAAGGGCCTGTTCGACGTTGTTGTCGCGGACGCTGACCTGCATGTGGTTGTCACCACCTTCCTAGGTTAGAGTTGCAAGATAAGCAGGTCGGGCGCCTATATCAAAGACAGAGTGGCTTGTCCACCGCAGGGAACCGGAAAAGGAACTGGCTATGGATGTTCGGGACGGAAACGAGAAGGCGCGCGACGCCATCCTCGACGCGGCGGTGATGCATGTGCCGTTCGACGGCTGGTCCGAGGCGACGCTGCGGGCGGCCGTAAGCGATTCGGGCGTGGCGCCCGGGCTGGCGCGGGCGCTGTTCCCGCGCGGCGGCGTGGACCTCGCGCTGGCCTACCACCGCCGCGGCGACGAGCGGATGCTCGAGAAGGCGGCGGCGGTCGATCTTGGCGCGATGCGCTATTCCGAGCGGGTGGCCGCGCTGATCCGCTTCCGCCTCGAGGCGGTCGAGGACAAGGAACTGGTGCGGCGCGGCTCGACGCTGTTCAGCCTGCCGCAGCATGCCTCGGACGGGGCCAAGGCGGTCTGGGGCACGGCGGACAGGATCTGGACCGCGCTGGGCGACGAATCGCGCGACGTGAACTGGTACACCAAGCGGGCGACGC
This portion of the Rhodobacter sp. CZR27 genome encodes:
- a CDS encoding class I SAM-dependent methyltransferase, with the protein product MELDAVSRSYKRWAPIYDFSFGKVSESPRRRTATHVNARGGKVLEVGVGTGLSLPLYSHRVAVTGIDFSHEMLAKARDKVEELGLKPVKELRQMDARELDFPDETFDTVVAMFLVSVVPEPERVVSEMARVCRRGGEVVIVNHFARDKGPLAAVEKALARFENTLGWHSDFAIERVTGDQRLEVIEQAPMGPGGLFTFLRFKRV
- the rpsU gene encoding 30S ribosomal protein S21; protein product: MQVSVRDNNVEQALRALKKKLQREGVFREMKLKQHFEKPSVKRAREQAEAVRRARKLARKKAQREGAL
- the pssA gene encoding CDP-diacylglycerol--serine O-phosphatidyltransferase, coding for MLRRDERTLPLLMLLPNLVTITGLCAGLTAIRFIMVGRFDIAAMLIIFAAAIDGLDGLIARRLNAQSEFGAELDSLSDFLNFGVAPGLLVYQYALAGTYSTNWVFVLVYTLCGCLRLARFNVNRDQPLPPGAKPHFTGVPAPGGALLALLPIFMSLQGLVDASAFPMAYGVYLALVGLLMTSRIPTISPKAMRIPRDKTIFVLIGTVIVLGLLVTRFWLLMVLVGLAYAAVTAMSIGNYLRRWRS
- a CDS encoding COQ9 family protein, with amino-acid sequence MDVRDGNEKARDAILDAAVMHVPFDGWSEATLRAAVSDSGVAPGLARALFPRGGVDLALAYHRRGDERMLEKAAAVDLGAMRYSERVAALIRFRLEAVEDKELVRRGSTLFSLPQHASDGAKAVWGTADRIWTALGDESRDVNWYTKRATLSAVYAATVLYWLGDDTPGHYATWEFLDRRIADVLRFEKFKTEAQRNPLLRAVTAGPRMMMRRVHAPKPAPDMPGRTSHY
- a CDS encoding phosphatidylserine decarboxylase produces the protein MAIDLLSTFIKPMHREGFKFVGIFAAVTLILFLIWEPLGWIGVILTVWCYYFFRDPIRVTPMREGLLVSPADGVISLIEPAVPPAELGMGDAALTRVSVFMNVFNCHVNRAPIGGTITKIAYRPGKFLNASLDKASVDNERNGLAIRLADGRQIGVVQIAGLVARRILCEVKEGATLGTGDRFGMIRFGSRVDVYLPEGVQPLVCLGQTMISGETVIADLASTEARRTGASI